One genomic window of Candidatus Didemnitutus sp. includes the following:
- a CDS encoding relaxase domain-containing protein gives MNYFRQHLRVGDYLSEEGQAEMTWFGQGAARLGLEGGCQLEALARLCAGQHPTTGAKLGARDKGGSRRVCFFGQISAPKDVSIALLVGGDQRIAGWWQEAVRETLQEIEAATATRVRRNSVNADRTTGNMVAAVVTHDTSRALDPQLHTHVCVLNVTFDPVENRWKGVQPYQYFRHQGYFREVCYNRLAQLMRKGGYTLDAQHGIGFTIRGFPEVLRGEFSERRAMILATAQARGVSGQDELQSITGETRAAKTHATAADLRAKWEARAGDELAVIRSVIAATRSGSPVIQAMTPDECLAAVEEHVFERKSVVASRDLLREALVYSRGALPLSALRQRLRQRIEAGNLRESGDDVASTRALQAENEFIAWAEAGRTACPTLGSTQAAPNLSREQREAVNGLLASTSRISILAGDAGTGKTTCLKAVVAGIEAAGGQVFGCAPSSGAVEVLRQELTPHADTVQQLLVNPALQRATRDRVILVDEAGLVSVNQMRDLCRLAAANGNRVILIGDTKQHASVEAGDALRCLHKFAQVPVVRLTQIRRQQSPEYRRAVSLLAKGDAFGAFNHFARLGAVREIAQSEALLRTAAADYAERLRRAESCLAISPVWKEIHLFTDRVRSELRRTAHLKGDERPISTVFSLQWTKSQKRDVRNYQPGQVILFHRSVGSYAKGERLIVQAREGEALRVAFEDGGTAWFSPRAGVGFDVGIAREIGVAVGDRLLIRANCKSARLRNGDIVEVTGFEPNGSIKLRDGRTIPTLFREFSHGYATTSHAAQGKTVDHGILIMAEAGIAAGNLKQAYVSNSRFRLSQTIYTTDRREARAAMMASGDRTLARELGESAMPPKVRTPTLRPMVRTGALNSGGGA, from the coding sequence GTGAACTACTTCCGGCAACATCTACGCGTCGGCGACTACCTCTCGGAGGAAGGTCAGGCCGAAATGACGTGGTTTGGTCAAGGGGCCGCTCGCTTGGGTCTTGAAGGAGGGTGTCAATTGGAAGCTTTGGCGCGGCTCTGTGCAGGCCAGCATCCGACCACGGGCGCCAAGCTGGGGGCTCGCGACAAGGGCGGTAGCCGACGGGTCTGTTTTTTTGGACAAATCTCCGCCCCGAAGGATGTCTCCATCGCCCTGTTGGTCGGCGGCGATCAGCGCATCGCCGGATGGTGGCAGGAGGCCGTCCGAGAAACCTTGCAAGAGATCGAGGCCGCGACGGCCACCCGCGTCCGCCGCAACAGCGTGAATGCCGATCGCACGACCGGCAACATGGTCGCCGCCGTCGTCACCCATGACACCAGCCGGGCACTCGATCCCCAGCTGCACACACATGTCTGTGTCCTCAACGTGACCTTCGATCCGGTCGAGAATCGCTGGAAAGGCGTCCAGCCCTACCAGTATTTCCGGCATCAGGGGTATTTTCGGGAGGTCTGCTACAACCGCCTCGCCCAGCTCATGCGCAAAGGTGGCTACACCTTGGACGCTCAACACGGGATCGGCTTTACCATCCGGGGGTTTCCGGAAGTGCTACGCGGTGAGTTTAGCGAACGGCGGGCGATGATTCTGGCGACCGCCCAGGCGCGAGGCGTTTCCGGCCAAGACGAACTGCAGAGCATCACCGGAGAAACCCGGGCCGCGAAGACTCACGCCACCGCCGCCGATCTACGCGCGAAGTGGGAAGCCCGGGCCGGCGACGAGCTGGCGGTGATCCGCAGCGTCATCGCCGCCACCCGGTCGGGTTCCCCGGTGATACAAGCCATGACTCCGGATGAATGCCTGGCAGCCGTGGAGGAGCACGTTTTTGAACGCAAATCCGTTGTAGCGTCACGGGACTTGTTGCGGGAAGCCCTGGTGTATTCACGGGGAGCACTGCCTTTGTCCGCCCTACGACAGCGCTTACGGCAACGGATCGAGGCTGGAAACCTCCGGGAATCCGGAGACGACGTGGCGTCCACCCGTGCGCTCCAAGCAGAGAACGAGTTCATCGCCTGGGCGGAAGCCGGGCGCACCGCGTGCCCAACTCTTGGTAGCACTCAGGCCGCACCCAATCTCTCGCGCGAACAACGTGAGGCGGTGAATGGACTCCTCGCTTCTACGTCCCGGATCAGCATCCTTGCCGGCGATGCCGGGACAGGAAAAACGACCTGCCTCAAAGCGGTGGTGGCAGGGATCGAAGCTGCCGGCGGTCAGGTCTTCGGCTGCGCACCGTCCTCGGGTGCAGTGGAGGTGCTCCGGCAGGAACTGACGCCCCATGCGGATACCGTGCAGCAATTGTTGGTCAACCCCGCGCTCCAGCGGGCGACACGAGACCGGGTGATTCTCGTGGACGAGGCCGGCCTCGTCTCGGTGAATCAGATGCGGGACCTGTGCCGACTGGCAGCGGCCAACGGCAATCGAGTCATTCTGATTGGGGACACGAAGCAGCATGCTTCGGTCGAAGCCGGAGATGCGCTACGCTGTCTGCACAAGTTTGCCCAGGTGCCGGTCGTGCGACTGACGCAGATCCGGCGCCAGCAATCCCCGGAATATCGCCGGGCGGTGTCACTGCTCGCGAAGGGAGACGCCTTCGGCGCGTTCAATCACTTCGCGCGGCTCGGGGCCGTGCGGGAGATTGCCCAGTCCGAGGCCTTGCTGCGCACCGCCGCCGCAGACTACGCCGAACGCCTACGCCGGGCGGAGAGCTGTCTCGCGATCTCCCCGGTATGGAAGGAAATTCACCTGTTCACCGACCGGGTTCGTTCCGAATTGCGTCGCACCGCCCACCTGAAGGGCGACGAGCGTCCAATTTCAACGGTGTTTTCGCTTCAGTGGACGAAGTCCCAGAAGCGCGATGTTCGTAACTACCAACCCGGGCAGGTAATCTTGTTTCACCGCTCCGTTGGTTCTTATGCCAAGGGCGAGCGGTTGATCGTCCAGGCCCGTGAGGGCGAGGCGCTGCGGGTTGCGTTCGAAGACGGGGGCACGGCTTGGTTCAGTCCTCGGGCCGGGGTCGGTTTCGACGTCGGTATCGCCCGAGAAATCGGCGTCGCCGTCGGGGACCGGCTGCTGATCCGCGCCAATTGCAAGTCAGCGCGGCTCCGCAACGGCGACATCGTCGAGGTCACGGGATTCGAGCCCAACGGCAGTATAAAACTGCGAGACGGCAGGACAATTCCGACACTGTTCCGGGAATTCTCTCACGGCTACGCCACCACTTCCCATGCTGCCCAGGGCAAAACAGTCGATCACGGCATTCTGATCATGGCGGAAGCCGGCATCGCCGCCGGTAATCTAAAGCAGGCTTACGTCTCGAACTCTCGCTTCCGCCTCAGCCAAACGATCTACACCACGGATCGTCGCGAAGCACGGGCCGCGATGATGGCGTCGGGCGACCGGACGCTGGCCCGTGAGCTGGGCGAGTCTGCAATGCCGCCGAAAGTGCGGACGCCAACACTGCGACCAATGGTCAGGACCGGTGCGCTCAATTCAGGAGGAGGCGCATGA
- a CDS encoding recombinase family protein, whose protein sequence is MPVAIYARVSTDNQVGGRFDSCESQAAVCRDHIRKQSAEGWYEVASFTDAAYSGGTMDRPGIQALKRMIAAGEVKVVLIFKLERVSRNMDEWGPFRAFLQKHGCRLESATENISELEPEGRLKNNIMMSVAEFERLNTAKKTRLKMREQAKRGYWNGGPVPYGYAYDKNTQALLPHPTEAAILKRIFSEAAKLTSLTDLANALNAEGHRTKQRIMQRRDGTTENVGGRLFRSDGLRLLIRNPIYRGAVKFEGQEFGGKHEPLVDADLWERANAAVVETKERPGQSVAHPSFQARDVHNHLLKGIAWCAACNRALVPTDSGKKSANGIKYRYYTCSSVLKESQAPCSVGRLSADALEKGVVALLGEVSKHATLIKEIVEVSRTAKRQDSALLRGEMEKQKQAIVALDQQLNNCADAVAKGGVDVLGEALVRRATDLREQRRQLIVAQERLRRELAASDALVMEEQRIRRNLERFNELLPKLSPAEQKELVGLFIERIDVQRAIDPPRKRSSIKALTETNDRLMEIGIKLYDTELAEGVVRRATQGNTLSPTPHLRGLSMGARVDFKNANRGEIVLVAPLRQTIRLDQRVRTVPVPARKLEHPIVKAQRWQRQLACGEFPTRMALARRHGVTPGAITLVMRMLTLAPEIQTYLSELRTPYAIWHFGYRPMGALAQLPHGEQREKFAKMVADFEALLLRKEKRTGVASITPSAKAGPASPKMHLG, encoded by the coding sequence GTGCCCGTCGCGATCTATGCTCGCGTCTCAACGGACAACCAAGTCGGGGGTCGCTTCGATTCCTGCGAGAGCCAAGCCGCCGTTTGTCGGGACCATATCCGCAAGCAATCTGCCGAGGGGTGGTATGAGGTCGCATCCTTCACGGACGCCGCCTACTCCGGCGGAACCATGGACCGGCCGGGGATTCAGGCACTCAAGCGAATGATCGCCGCCGGGGAGGTAAAGGTCGTGCTGATCTTCAAATTGGAGCGCGTCTCCCGCAACATGGACGAATGGGGACCATTCCGCGCGTTTCTCCAGAAGCACGGCTGCCGGCTCGAGAGCGCGACGGAAAACATCTCCGAACTGGAGCCCGAAGGACGGCTCAAGAACAACATCATGATGAGCGTCGCGGAGTTCGAGCGCTTGAACACCGCCAAGAAGACCCGTCTCAAGATGAGGGAGCAGGCCAAGCGGGGTTATTGGAACGGGGGACCAGTGCCCTACGGTTACGCCTACGACAAAAATACCCAGGCGCTGCTACCGCACCCGACAGAGGCCGCGATTCTAAAACGGATTTTCTCCGAGGCAGCGAAGCTGACGTCGCTCACAGATCTCGCCAACGCCCTGAACGCTGAGGGTCATCGAACAAAACAACGAATCATGCAACGTCGCGACGGGACGACCGAGAATGTCGGCGGGCGTCTCTTTCGCTCTGACGGGCTTCGCTTGCTCATCCGCAATCCCATCTACCGTGGTGCGGTGAAGTTCGAGGGTCAGGAATTCGGTGGTAAACATGAGCCGTTGGTGGATGCCGACCTATGGGAAAGGGCCAATGCCGCGGTTGTGGAAACCAAGGAACGGCCGGGTCAGTCCGTTGCACATCCATCCTTCCAGGCTCGTGATGTTCACAATCATTTGCTCAAAGGCATCGCGTGGTGCGCGGCCTGTAACAGGGCGCTGGTGCCGACCGACAGCGGCAAGAAGAGCGCCAACGGGATCAAGTATCGCTATTACACGTGCAGCTCGGTGCTCAAGGAATCGCAGGCACCGTGTTCGGTCGGTCGCTTGTCGGCGGATGCCCTCGAAAAGGGTGTCGTCGCCTTGCTCGGCGAAGTCAGCAAGCATGCTACCCTCATCAAGGAAATCGTTGAGGTATCACGCACCGCGAAACGTCAGGACAGCGCTTTGCTCAGGGGAGAAATGGAGAAACAAAAACAGGCAATTGTCGCACTCGACCAACAGCTCAACAATTGCGCCGATGCGGTTGCCAAGGGTGGCGTTGATGTGCTCGGCGAGGCACTCGTGCGCCGCGCCACGGATCTGCGCGAACAGCGCCGACAGCTCATCGTCGCGCAGGAACGCCTGCGCCGAGAGCTGGCTGCATCCGACGCACTGGTCATGGAAGAGCAGCGGATTCGGAGGAATCTGGAGCGCTTCAACGAATTGCTGCCGAAGCTTTCACCCGCTGAGCAGAAAGAACTGGTCGGCCTGTTCATCGAACGAATCGACGTGCAGCGCGCCATCGATCCCCCGCGCAAACGCTCCAGCATTAAGGCTCTCACAGAGACTAACGACCGCCTTATGGAAATCGGGATCAAACTTTACGACACCGAGCTTGCCGAGGGCGTGGTGAGACGAGCGACTCAGGGCAACACATTGTCGCCGACGCCTCATCTGCGCGGTCTGAGCATGGGCGCGCGGGTCGATTTCAAGAATGCCAATCGCGGCGAGATCGTGCTCGTCGCGCCGCTACGGCAGACGATTCGACTGGATCAGCGAGTGCGGACGGTTCCAGTCCCGGCGCGCAAATTGGAGCATCCCATCGTCAAGGCACAGCGTTGGCAGCGGCAGCTTGCCTGCGGCGAATTTCCCACGCGGATGGCACTGGCCAGAAGACACGGCGTGACTCCGGGGGCAATTACTCTCGTTATGCGGATGCTGACGCTGGCCCCTGAAATACAAACCTACCTGTCAGAACTGCGGACGCCCTACGCGATCTGGCATTTCGGCTATCGGCCTATGGGTGCGCTCGCGCAATTACCACACGGAGAACAGCGAGAAAAGTTTGCTAAGATGGTCGCAGATTTCGAAGCGCTCCTGTTACGCAAAGAAAAGCGGACCGGAGTAGCGTCGATCACGCCCTCGGCTAAAGCTGGCCCGGCCTCGCCCAAAATGCACCTCGGATAG
- a CDS encoding DEAD/DEAH box helicase family protein: MLRQIEAEHRPATAVEKAVLVRYVGWGGLPQAFAEPKEAPTWQAEQSELRQLLRPEEFSAARASTLNAHYTSPTVIRAMYAGLERLGFRGGRILEPACGLGHFFGFMPAPMHGQSRLTGVELDSLTARLARTLYPDVDLRAEGFESATLATNAYDLAASNIPFGDYRPHDPRFNARRFRIHDYFFVAALARVRPGGLLAFITSRGTLDKRDGSLRQLLAAEADLISAIRLPNTAFQHNANTRVTTDIVFLRKRLPGEKPSGNLWAESRPLVVPAGEPILVNEYFHAHPENLLGRMQRREHGMYGRDEVELADDGRDLAAALASVMSSLPPGIYRAATGVVARQSLPAPTGLKPGAYVALEDGNLGRREGDELALLTDIPTTTVRRIRGLIRIRDAARACLSAQVENRDDAAVSSERARLNEAYDRFVGQFGPVSSSPNVRSFAGDPDLPLLLSLEHYNADQDTATKTAIFRERTVEQRRPVDQVASAREALVVTLNERSRVDLEHIAKLVGRTPEEFLPELQGLIFQNPTTRRWEPEDEYLSGNVREKLTVAEQSARRDPRYRVNVEALRAVQPDALAANEIDARLGSVWIPPSDIADFARDLLRTGQRDSRAVRVGHAEQLGLWTVEVDPLYRRNAANLSEWGTDRAPAHELLEHALNLRTPTVYDRDANGNPVINAVASEAAREKQQKIKDRFGEWIWSDDARRERLVALYNREFNCYRLRTFNGDHLTLPGASPAIALHAHQKAAVWRVLQTPNTLLAHVVGAGKTYTMVAAAMELKRLGLAKKPLFVVPNHMLGQFSSELLTLYPAANILAAGKTDFESAKRRELMSRIATNNWDAVIVTHSGFERLAMSARAQKRFIEDQLVELEACIREQKGSDAGTRIVKQLEASKKRLEARLKSMAAVHRKDDTLTFEELGVDRLFVDEAHAYKNLFYVTKMTRVAGLPQSTSERAFDMFLKVQHIQRLNGGGGVVFATGTPVTNTMAEMFTLQRFLQMDILAQRRLRHFDSWAATFGESVTALELAPDGAGYRINTRFARFVNVPELMHLFRQVADIQTADMLKLPVPKVDSGKPRIVRAPATPQLKALVASLAVRAEKLKTNHVPLWEDNMLKITGEGRKAALDVRLVLGDMPDNGAFKVNQAAREVFSIWERTRDERLTQLVFCDLSTPKAEGQGFSVYDDLKAKLIRQGVPAAEIAFIQDYDSDASKLAVFKDVRAGKVRILMGSTQKMGAGTNVQAKLVALHHLDAPWRPADIEQREGRILRQGNSNPTVHIVRYVTEGSFDAYMWQTLETKAKFIAQIMTGECSARRIEDLDSPALTYAEVKAIASGNPLVIEKAKVDAEVMRLGRLRGQHSEDQYHTRRRIRMLEEDIVRIEKAILGHESDLGRRMDTHGDKFSIKLVGRTYEQRTDAGAILIGLVDRHRQARGPVELGQFAGFRLEFRPMVGDKLTLHGAMTYDANVSDSPAGIIGSLEHAARSIEERIGRCREQLAQSRKAFADYTALTDRPFEHEARYHEVVARQAELVQALDLTKSQKAEGLSADAPVVAPTEGEPAITIEAPSRVSNVASKPGRKLRVAV; the protein is encoded by the coding sequence TTGCTGCGCCAGATCGAGGCGGAGCACCGCCCCGCTACGGCGGTCGAAAAGGCCGTGCTGGTCCGCTACGTCGGCTGGGGCGGATTGCCGCAGGCCTTCGCCGAACCGAAGGAGGCCCCGACCTGGCAGGCGGAGCAAAGCGAGCTGCGGCAGCTGCTGAGGCCGGAGGAATTCTCCGCCGCGCGCGCGTCGACGCTCAACGCACACTATACGTCGCCAACCGTGATCCGAGCCATGTATGCCGGGCTTGAGCGATTGGGGTTTCGCGGCGGCCGGATCTTGGAGCCTGCGTGCGGGCTCGGCCACTTCTTCGGATTCATGCCGGCACCCATGCACGGACAGTCTCGGCTCACCGGGGTCGAACTCGATTCCCTCACGGCCCGGCTCGCTCGAACCCTTTACCCGGATGTAGACCTGCGGGCCGAAGGCTTCGAATCCGCGACCCTCGCCACAAACGCCTACGATCTCGCCGCCTCGAACATCCCTTTTGGCGACTACCGGCCGCATGATCCACGCTTCAATGCACGACGGTTTCGCATCCACGACTATTTCTTCGTCGCTGCCCTCGCGCGTGTCCGGCCAGGCGGCCTCCTCGCCTTTATTACCTCGCGCGGGACGCTCGACAAGAGGGACGGCAGCTTGCGTCAGCTCCTCGCGGCGGAAGCCGATTTGATCAGCGCGATTCGGCTCCCCAATACAGCGTTTCAGCACAACGCCAACACGCGGGTAACCACTGACATTGTGTTTCTCCGCAAGCGCCTGCCCGGCGAGAAGCCGTCCGGCAATCTCTGGGCCGAATCCCGTCCGTTGGTTGTTCCCGCGGGAGAACCGATCCTGGTGAACGAATACTTTCACGCCCACCCGGAGAATCTGTTAGGCCGGATGCAGCGGCGTGAGCATGGCATGTATGGGCGTGATGAGGTGGAGTTGGCTGACGACGGGCGGGATCTGGCCGCCGCGCTAGCCTCCGTGATGTCATCGCTCCCTCCGGGCATCTACCGGGCCGCCACCGGCGTCGTCGCACGTCAATCGCTCCCAGCGCCTACCGGCCTGAAACCCGGCGCCTACGTTGCGCTGGAGGACGGCAACCTGGGCCGCCGCGAAGGCGATGAACTGGCCCTGCTCACCGACATCCCCACCACAACGGTGCGCCGTATCCGCGGCCTGATCCGTATCCGCGATGCGGCGCGCGCCTGCCTTTCGGCCCAGGTAGAGAACCGAGACGATGCAGCGGTCAGTTCAGAACGGGCGCGGCTCAACGAAGCCTATGATCGATTTGTCGGTCAGTTCGGTCCGGTTTCCTCATCGCCCAACGTCCGCTCGTTTGCGGGCGATCCGGACTTACCCCTGCTGCTTTCCCTGGAGCACTACAACGCCGATCAGGATACCGCGACCAAGACCGCGATTTTCCGCGAACGCACGGTCGAGCAGCGGCGCCCGGTCGATCAGGTCGCGAGCGCCCGGGAAGCGCTGGTGGTCACGCTCAATGAGCGTAGTCGGGTGGATCTCGAACATATCGCGAAGCTGGTGGGACGCACTCCCGAGGAGTTTCTCCCTGAACTTCAAGGGCTCATTTTCCAGAATCCAACGACCCGGCGGTGGGAGCCGGAGGATGAGTATCTCTCGGGCAATGTGCGGGAGAAACTCACCGTGGCGGAGCAATCCGCCCGCCGCGATCCCCGCTACCGGGTCAACGTGGAGGCACTCCGTGCCGTGCAACCGGACGCCCTGGCCGCCAACGAAATTGATGCACGCCTGGGTTCGGTCTGGATTCCGCCTTCCGATATTGCCGACTTCGCCCGCGATCTGCTGAGAACAGGGCAGCGGGATAGTCGGGCCGTCCGGGTCGGCCACGCGGAACAACTCGGATTGTGGACCGTCGAGGTCGATCCGCTCTACCGGCGCAACGCCGCCAATCTGTCCGAATGGGGCACCGACCGCGCCCCGGCTCACGAACTTCTTGAGCATGCGCTCAATCTTCGCACCCCCACCGTTTATGACCGCGATGCCAACGGCAATCCGGTGATCAATGCGGTGGCTTCCGAGGCCGCGCGGGAAAAGCAGCAGAAAATCAAGGATCGGTTCGGCGAATGGATTTGGTCCGACGATGCTCGCCGGGAGCGGCTGGTCGCGCTCTACAACCGCGAGTTCAACTGCTATCGACTCCGCACCTTTAACGGCGACCACCTCACGTTGCCGGGGGCCAGTCCCGCCATCGCGCTGCACGCGCACCAGAAAGCCGCGGTATGGCGCGTGCTGCAAACGCCGAACACATTGCTCGCTCACGTGGTTGGCGCAGGCAAAACCTATACGATGGTGGCGGCGGCTATGGAGTTGAAGCGGCTGGGCCTGGCTAAGAAGCCACTTTTCGTAGTGCCCAACCACATGCTCGGGCAGTTTTCCTCTGAACTGCTGACGTTGTATCCTGCGGCTAACATCCTCGCCGCGGGAAAGACGGATTTCGAAAGCGCCAAGCGGCGCGAGTTGATGAGCCGCATCGCCACCAACAATTGGGACGCGGTCATTGTCACGCATTCGGGATTCGAGCGCCTCGCCATGTCGGCCCGTGCACAGAAACGATTCATCGAAGACCAGCTCGTGGAACTCGAAGCCTGCATTCGCGAGCAGAAGGGCAGCGATGCGGGCACACGTATCGTCAAACAGCTGGAGGCCTCCAAGAAACGGTTGGAAGCGCGATTGAAGTCGATGGCAGCGGTGCACAGGAAGGATGACACCCTGACCTTCGAGGAACTTGGCGTGGACCGGCTCTTCGTCGATGAGGCCCACGCCTACAAGAATCTGTTCTACGTCACCAAAATGACTCGCGTGGCGGGCCTGCCCCAGTCGACTTCCGAGCGCGCCTTCGACATGTTCCTGAAGGTGCAACATATCCAACGACTAAACGGCGGCGGCGGTGTAGTCTTCGCCACAGGCACCCCGGTAACGAATACGATGGCCGAGATGTTCACGCTGCAACGGTTCCTGCAGATGGACATTCTGGCTCAACGCCGGTTGCGGCACTTCGATTCGTGGGCCGCTACTTTTGGTGAATCGGTAACCGCCCTGGAGCTCGCCCCCGATGGAGCGGGTTATCGGATCAACACGCGGTTCGCACGTTTCGTGAACGTGCCAGAGCTGATGCACCTGTTCCGGCAGGTCGCGGACATTCAGACGGCGGACATGCTAAAGCTACCGGTGCCAAAAGTGGACAGCGGTAAACCACGCATTGTCCGTGCCCCGGCCACGCCACAACTCAAGGCTTTGGTCGCCTCGCTCGCGGTCCGTGCCGAGAAGCTCAAGACTAACCATGTGCCGCTTTGGGAGGACAATATGCTCAAAATCACCGGCGAGGGCCGGAAAGCGGCGCTCGATGTCCGCCTCGTCTTGGGGGACATGCCGGACAATGGCGCGTTCAAGGTCAACCAAGCCGCCCGGGAGGTATTCAGCATCTGGGAGCGGACTCGTGACGAGCGCCTGACCCAATTGGTCTTTTGCGATCTCTCTACGCCGAAAGCGGAGGGTCAGGGATTCTCCGTTTACGACGATTTGAAGGCGAAGCTCATCCGTCAGGGGGTGCCCGCCGCGGAAATCGCGTTCATCCAAGACTACGACAGCGACGCCTCGAAATTGGCGGTCTTCAAAGATGTCCGTGCCGGCAAGGTGCGGATTCTCATGGGCTCCACCCAAAAAATGGGTGCAGGAACCAATGTTCAGGCCAAACTTGTTGCACTCCATCACCTGGATGCACCTTGGCGTCCCGCGGACATCGAGCAACGGGAGGGACGCATTCTTCGGCAGGGGAATAGTAACCCAACGGTGCATATCGTTCGCTATGTCACCGAGGGCAGTTTCGACGCCTACATGTGGCAGACGCTCGAAACGAAGGCGAAGTTCATCGCCCAGATCATGACGGGGGAATGCTCGGCGCGCCGAATCGAAGACCTCGACTCCCCCGCGCTGACCTACGCCGAGGTGAAGGCCATCGCTTCCGGCAATCCGCTCGTGATCGAAAAAGCCAAGGTGGATGCTGAGGTCATGCGCCTCGGCCGACTCCGTGGTCAGCACAGCGAGGATCAGTATCACACCCGTCGTCGCATCCGCATGTTGGAGGAGGACATCGTGCGCATCGAAAAAGCGATCCTGGGACACGAATCCGATCTCGGTCGTCGCATGGATACGCACGGTGACAAGTTCAGCATCAAGCTCGTGGGCCGAACCTATGAGCAGCGCACCGATGCAGGGGCCATCCTGATTGGTTTGGTCGATCGCCATCGGCAGGCGCGGGGTCCGGTAGAACTGGGACAGTTCGCCGGCTTCCGCTTGGAATTCAGGCCAATGGTAGGCGATAAACTAACCCTGCACGGGGCGATGACCTACGACGCCAACGTCTCGGATAGTCCCGCCGGCATCATCGGTTCGCTGGAACACGCCGCACGCTCCATTGAGGAGCGGATCGGTCGGTGCCGCGAACAACTCGCCCAGTCGCGCAAGGCTTTCGCAGACTACACCGCGTTGACCGACCGTCCTTTCGAGCACGAGGCGAGGTATCACGAGGTCGTCGCCCGCCAGGCGGAGTTGGTCCAAGCGCTGGATCTCACCAAAAGCCAGAAGGCAGAAGGATTGTCGGCTGATGCTCCGGTCGTCGCTCCCACCGAAGGAGAGCCGGCCATCACGATTGAAGCTCCGTCAAGGGTATCGAATGTTGCCTCCAAGCCGGGACGCAAGTTGCGGGTCGCCGTTTGA
- a CDS encoding response regulator transcription factor, which translates to MRAVIIDDEAPARAALRGLLRDRPDITLVGEAETIEEGVRRLGRDDYDLVFLDVQLRGGTGFDLAPFVRPEARIIFITASDQYAVRAFEVNALDYLIKPVSPPRLDQALRRVSGVAAPPPQEMRVPVLTPRDCVYLRIGNGTTRFVALADLALVVSNENYSDAHLVDGTRLLVRRTMKAWEEVLPPTHFVRVHRTAIINLARYRGADRQSYETTLLHLEGVSEPVRASFRYLPELRERLTALELTF; encoded by the coding sequence ATGAGAGCCGTGATCATCGACGACGAAGCCCCCGCGCGCGCCGCGCTGCGCGGGTTGCTGCGCGACCGTCCGGACATCACGCTGGTCGGCGAAGCCGAGACGATCGAGGAGGGCGTGCGCCGGCTCGGCCGCGACGACTACGACCTGGTGTTTCTCGATGTGCAGCTGCGCGGCGGCACGGGGTTCGATCTCGCGCCCTTCGTCCGACCGGAGGCGCGGATCATCTTCATCACGGCGTCCGATCAATACGCCGTCCGGGCCTTCGAGGTGAACGCGCTCGATTATCTGATCAAGCCCGTGAGCCCGCCGCGCCTGGACCAGGCGTTGCGCCGCGTGTCGGGCGTGGCCGCGCCGCCGCCTCAGGAAATGCGGGTGCCCGTGTTGACCCCGCGGGATTGCGTCTACCTGCGCATCGGCAACGGCACGACGCGGTTTGTGGCGCTGGCCGATCTGGCGCTCGTCGTTTCGAACGAGAACTACTCCGACGCGCACCTGGTCGATGGCACGCGGCTGTTGGTGCGGCGCACGATGAAAGCGTGGGAGGAGGTGCTGCCGCCGACGCATTTCGTGCGCGTCCACCGCACGGCGATCATCAATCTCGCGCGCTACCGCGGCGCCGACCGGCAGAGCTACGAGACGACGCTGCTGCACCTCGAAGGGGTGTCAGAGCCGGTGCGCGCGAGCTTTCGCTATCTTCCGGAGTTGCGCGAACGACTCACGGCGCTGGAGCTAACCTTCTGA